Proteins from a single region of Salvelinus sp. IW2-2015 linkage group LG4p, ASM291031v2, whole genome shotgun sequence:
- the si:ch211-149e23.4 gene encoding uncharacterized protein si:ch211-149e23.4 isoform X1, producing the protein MGCSGLLILGFVLNVSHCLDMLDMEEDMEIDRNVTGILGEDVFLRCQYLGQNDITDASWKRPDPRMKRSMKKLTGYKNNKAFSKDPDFSAPVSPTNLTVKMRVSTLEAQGEYICAFATDEEEITNSMFLTVLARPDIHTVVTEDTDNATHYQSVTCSATNGKPVALIRWEINGSPPTDNSSVEMRNTSYTNGTATMTSILRFPTHLQDQDRVTCVVQHPTLPDPTTHVTVGVETFMAPNVTIETYLVLEDGEELWVVTCGAAGGRPRADITLVLPNQEASSMLQKEVVMDAADTLVRSYRFPAELQEGESITCLFDHPKFPHRELRTTTLPAFYLSAVRLLNPGLADSSNKSQAVESVVLEEGQSNTTIGLEVVGDVPRYSIVCTKEEQSLPEGVEVIGSALTLQGPVELYHAGLYECEASYYSHRASVLLDIIVDPQVKQSVTVPPSIRIDVQDRLGDRFIECLAADSVPVANVSWVLPEGVSGPSWSSLTSHNGTHSVSIVLVLPACSAQELNMECVIDHSVFVFPERRQITLPVCAPPNITIQSSFEWEEDVAYTLVQCTVDSVGPAATISWSLGDRDSDNSTSQLKEEQVQGQPEHHANGSVTVCSVLRLPTFMFSGQNVTCVVDQLGLERPERRGILLRGLESPVMRVFVARQSRSLWLAVCEYRGDGIRAHLSWVLPDNTTGHISFRSGYEGVRVLTNLTYEFPLALHEGQDLTCLIQNHHGLKERRTVHVPRYYISSVRLLNQTTPLYKPYGDESVIHRMSLKENFQNQRILLKVYGSVPTYNLTCHRNDGTLVQMDGGALLFQSKVTEQDAGLYTCHASFYHHKASVLIQVEVTSENQQLMMVFIVCFSSAAAITILLIVTLCVFCKINGGDRPASKKRESLAPLTSLTQDLCSPELRKGKAAVKKRESLAPLTSLTQDLCSPELRKGKAAVTVPGGGGQEYNQLLSYSIVIDARSTV; encoded by the exons ATGGGATGCTCAGGGCTGTTGATTTTGGGCTTTGTCCTAAATGTGTCTCACTGCTTGGACATGCTGG aTATGGAGGAGGACATGGAGATTGACCGTAACGTCACTGGGATCCTTGGAGAGGATGTCTTCCTCCGCTGTCAGTACCTGGgacagaatgacatcacagacgCCTCATGGAAACGCCCAGACCCGAGAATGAAGCGATCAATGAAGAAATTAACAGGCTACAAGAACAACAAGGCTTTCAGCAAAGACCCAGACTTCTCCGCCCCAGTCTCTCCCACCAATCTGACTGTCAAGATGAGGGTGTCTACTCTGGAGGCCCAGGGGGAGTACATATGTGCGTTTGCCACTGATGAAGAAGAGATCACTAACAGCATGTTTCTCACTGTCCTGG CTCGACCTGATATCCACACAGTGGTGACAGAGGACACAGACAACGCTACCCACTACCAGTCAGTCACATGCTCAGCTACCAATGGTAAACCTGTGGCTCTGATTCGCTGGGAGATCAACGGCAGTCCTCCTACTGACaactcctctgtggagatgaggaaCACCAGTTATACCAATGGCACTGCCACTATGACCAGCATCCTCCGCTTCCCTACCCACCTACAGGACCAGGACAGGGTGACCTGTGTGGTCCAGCACCCAACCCTGCCTGACCCCACCACACATGTCACAGTGGGGGTGGAGACCTTCA TGGCTCCCAATGTGACCATTGAGACATACCTGGTTCTAGAGGACGGGGAGGAGCTCTGGGTGGTCACCTGTGGTGCTGCTGGAGGGCGACCCCGAGCTGACATCACCCTGGTGCTGCCCAATCAGGAGGCCAGTTCCATGCTACAGAAGGAGGTTGTCATGGATGCAGCAGACACATTGGTCAGGTCATACCGCTTCCCAGCTGAGCTTCAGGAAGGGGAAAGCATCACCTGCCTGTTTGACCACCCCAAGTTCCCACACAGAGAGCTACGGACCACCACTTTGCCGGCATTCT ATCTGTCTGCTGTTCGGCTGCTGAACCCAGGGTTGGCAGACAGCAGCAACAAGAGCCAGGCTGTAGAGTCAGTGGTGCTGGAGGAAGGACAGAGCAACACCACCATCGGGCTAGAGGTCGTTGGGGATGTACCACGTTACAGTATCGTATGCACCAA AGAAGAGCAGTCTCTCCCTGAGGGTGTGGAGGTGATTGGCAGTGCTCTAACCCTGCAGGGTCCTGTGGAGCTCTACCATGCAGGGCTGTATGAGTGTGAGGCCTCCTACTACAGCCACAGGGCATCTGTACTGCTGGACATTATCGTCGACCCACAAGTCAAGCAGTCTG TGACTGTTCCTCCCAGCATAAGGATTGATGTTCAGGATAGACTGGGTGACAGGTTCATTGAGTGCCTGGCTGCAGACTCTGTCCCCGTTGCCAATGTGTCCTGGGTTCTACCTGAGGGTGTGTCTGGGCCCTCCTGGTCCAGTCTCACATCCCATAATGGAACTCACTCTGTCAGCATTGTGTTagtcctgcctgcctgctcagCCCAGGAGCTCAATATGGAGTGTGTCATAGATcattctgtgtttgtgtttccagagagaagacagataaCACTCCCTGTGTGTG CTCCTCCTAACATCACCATCCAGTCCAGCTTTGAGTGGGAGGAAGACGTAGCATACACACTGGTGCAGTGCACTGTGGACAGTGTTGGACCTGCTGCCACTATCTCCTGGAGTCTTGGAGACAGGGACAGTGACAATAGTACCAGTCAGCTTAAAGAGGAGCAG GTTCAGGGGCAGCCTGAGCACCATGCCAATGGCTCTGTGACGGTCTGTAGTGTGTTGAGGCTCCCCACTTTCATGTTCTCTGGTCAGAATGTCACCTGTGTGGTGGATCAGCTGGGTCTTGAGAggccagagagaagagggatactGCTGCGTGGACTGG aGTCCCCTGTGATGCGTGTTTTTGTTGCGAGGCAGAGCAGATCTctgtggctggctgtgtgtgagtACAGAGGGGACGGGATCAGAGCACACCTCTCCTGGGTTCTACCTGACAACACCACAGGCCACATCTCCTTCCGCTCTGGGTATGAAGGTGTGAGAGTGCTAACCAACCTCACCTATGAGTTCCCACTTGCCCTCCACGAGGGACAGGACCTGACTTGCCTCATTCAAAATCACCATGGACTTAAGGAGCGGAGGACAGTCCATGTCCCCAGATACT ACATCTCATCTGTCAGACTACTGAACCAAACCACTCCCTTGTACAAACCTTATGGAGATGAGTCCGTTATACACCGAATGTCTCTAAAGGAGAATTTCCAAAACCAGAGGATCCTGCTCAAAGTCTATGGCAGTGTACCAACTTACAACCTCACCTGTCACAG AAATGATGGCACATTGGTCCAGATGGATGGCGGAGCTCTGTTGTTCCAATCAAAGGTCACGGAGCAGGATGCGGGCCTCTACACCTGCCACGCCTCTTTCTACCACCATAAGGCCTCAGTCCTCATTCAAGTGGAGGTCACCAGTGAAAATCAACAGCTCA tgATGGTCTTCATCGTCTGCTTCTCCTCGGCTGCGGCCATCACGATCCTCCTCATCGTCActttgtgtgttttctg CAAAATAAATGGAGGAGACCGCCCAGCATCTAAG AAGCGCGAGTCGCTGGCACCCCTGACCTCTCTGACCCAGGACCTGTGCTCTCCAGAGTTGAGGAAGGGGAAGGCAGCAGTGAAGAAGCGCGAGTCGCTGGCACCCCTGACCTCTCTGACCCAGGACCTGTGCTCGCCAGAGTTGAGGAAGGGGAAGGCAGCAGTGACAGTACCAGGAGGGGGAGGCCAGGAGTACAACCAGCTGCTCAGCTACTCTATTGTCATTGATGCCAGATCCACTGTGTAA
- the si:ch211-149e23.4 gene encoding uncharacterized protein si:ch211-149e23.4 isoform X2: MGCSGLLILGFVLNVSHCLDMLDMEEDMEIDRNVTGILGEDVFLRCQYLGQNDITDASWKRPDPRMKRSMKKLTGYKNNKAFSKDPDFSAPVSPTNLTVKMRVSTLEAQGEYICAFATDEEEITNSMFLTVLARPDIHTVVTEDTDNATHYQSVTCSATNGKPVALIRWEINGSPPTDNSSVEMRNTSYTNGTATMTSILRFPTHLQDQDRVTCVVQHPTLPDPTTHVTVGVETFMAPNVTIETYLVLEDGEELWVVTCGAAGGRPRADITLVLPNQEASSMLQKEVVMDAADTLVRSYRFPAELQEGESITCLFDHPKFPHRELRTTTLPAFYLSAVRLLNPGLADSSNKSQAVESVVLEEGQSNTTIGLEVVGDVPRYSIVCTKEEQSLPEGVEVIGSALTLQGPVELYHAGLYECEASYYSHRASVLLDIIVDPQVKQSVTVPPSIRIDVQDRLGDRFIECLAADSVPVANVSWVLPEGVSGPSWSSLTSHNGTHSVSIVLVLPACSAQELNMECVIDHSVFVFPERRQITLPVCAPPNITIQSSFEWEEDVAYTLVQCTVDSVGPAATISWSLGDRDSDNSTSQLKEEQVQGQPEHHANGSVTVCSVLRLPTFMFSGQNVTCVVDQLGLERPERRGILLRGLESPVMRVFVARQSRSLWLAVCEYRGDGIRAHLSWVLPDNTTGHISFRSGYEGVRVLTNLTYEFPLALHEGQDLTCLIQNHHGLKERRTVHVPRYYISSVRLLNQTTPLYKPYGDESVIHRMSLKENFQNQRILLKVYGSVPTYNLTCHRNDGTLVQMDGGALLFQSKVTEQDAGLYTCHASFYHHKASVLIQVEVTSENQQLMMVFIVCFSSAAAITILLIVTLCVFCKINGGDRPASKRESLAPLTSLTQDLCSPELRKGKAAVKKRESLAPLTSLTQDLCSPELRKGKAAVTVPGGGGQEYNQLLSYSIVIDARSTV, from the exons ATGGGATGCTCAGGGCTGTTGATTTTGGGCTTTGTCCTAAATGTGTCTCACTGCTTGGACATGCTGG aTATGGAGGAGGACATGGAGATTGACCGTAACGTCACTGGGATCCTTGGAGAGGATGTCTTCCTCCGCTGTCAGTACCTGGgacagaatgacatcacagacgCCTCATGGAAACGCCCAGACCCGAGAATGAAGCGATCAATGAAGAAATTAACAGGCTACAAGAACAACAAGGCTTTCAGCAAAGACCCAGACTTCTCCGCCCCAGTCTCTCCCACCAATCTGACTGTCAAGATGAGGGTGTCTACTCTGGAGGCCCAGGGGGAGTACATATGTGCGTTTGCCACTGATGAAGAAGAGATCACTAACAGCATGTTTCTCACTGTCCTGG CTCGACCTGATATCCACACAGTGGTGACAGAGGACACAGACAACGCTACCCACTACCAGTCAGTCACATGCTCAGCTACCAATGGTAAACCTGTGGCTCTGATTCGCTGGGAGATCAACGGCAGTCCTCCTACTGACaactcctctgtggagatgaggaaCACCAGTTATACCAATGGCACTGCCACTATGACCAGCATCCTCCGCTTCCCTACCCACCTACAGGACCAGGACAGGGTGACCTGTGTGGTCCAGCACCCAACCCTGCCTGACCCCACCACACATGTCACAGTGGGGGTGGAGACCTTCA TGGCTCCCAATGTGACCATTGAGACATACCTGGTTCTAGAGGACGGGGAGGAGCTCTGGGTGGTCACCTGTGGTGCTGCTGGAGGGCGACCCCGAGCTGACATCACCCTGGTGCTGCCCAATCAGGAGGCCAGTTCCATGCTACAGAAGGAGGTTGTCATGGATGCAGCAGACACATTGGTCAGGTCATACCGCTTCCCAGCTGAGCTTCAGGAAGGGGAAAGCATCACCTGCCTGTTTGACCACCCCAAGTTCCCACACAGAGAGCTACGGACCACCACTTTGCCGGCATTCT ATCTGTCTGCTGTTCGGCTGCTGAACCCAGGGTTGGCAGACAGCAGCAACAAGAGCCAGGCTGTAGAGTCAGTGGTGCTGGAGGAAGGACAGAGCAACACCACCATCGGGCTAGAGGTCGTTGGGGATGTACCACGTTACAGTATCGTATGCACCAA AGAAGAGCAGTCTCTCCCTGAGGGTGTGGAGGTGATTGGCAGTGCTCTAACCCTGCAGGGTCCTGTGGAGCTCTACCATGCAGGGCTGTATGAGTGTGAGGCCTCCTACTACAGCCACAGGGCATCTGTACTGCTGGACATTATCGTCGACCCACAAGTCAAGCAGTCTG TGACTGTTCCTCCCAGCATAAGGATTGATGTTCAGGATAGACTGGGTGACAGGTTCATTGAGTGCCTGGCTGCAGACTCTGTCCCCGTTGCCAATGTGTCCTGGGTTCTACCTGAGGGTGTGTCTGGGCCCTCCTGGTCCAGTCTCACATCCCATAATGGAACTCACTCTGTCAGCATTGTGTTagtcctgcctgcctgctcagCCCAGGAGCTCAATATGGAGTGTGTCATAGATcattctgtgtttgtgtttccagagagaagacagataaCACTCCCTGTGTGTG CTCCTCCTAACATCACCATCCAGTCCAGCTTTGAGTGGGAGGAAGACGTAGCATACACACTGGTGCAGTGCACTGTGGACAGTGTTGGACCTGCTGCCACTATCTCCTGGAGTCTTGGAGACAGGGACAGTGACAATAGTACCAGTCAGCTTAAAGAGGAGCAG GTTCAGGGGCAGCCTGAGCACCATGCCAATGGCTCTGTGACGGTCTGTAGTGTGTTGAGGCTCCCCACTTTCATGTTCTCTGGTCAGAATGTCACCTGTGTGGTGGATCAGCTGGGTCTTGAGAggccagagagaagagggatactGCTGCGTGGACTGG aGTCCCCTGTGATGCGTGTTTTTGTTGCGAGGCAGAGCAGATCTctgtggctggctgtgtgtgagtACAGAGGGGACGGGATCAGAGCACACCTCTCCTGGGTTCTACCTGACAACACCACAGGCCACATCTCCTTCCGCTCTGGGTATGAAGGTGTGAGAGTGCTAACCAACCTCACCTATGAGTTCCCACTTGCCCTCCACGAGGGACAGGACCTGACTTGCCTCATTCAAAATCACCATGGACTTAAGGAGCGGAGGACAGTCCATGTCCCCAGATACT ACATCTCATCTGTCAGACTACTGAACCAAACCACTCCCTTGTACAAACCTTATGGAGATGAGTCCGTTATACACCGAATGTCTCTAAAGGAGAATTTCCAAAACCAGAGGATCCTGCTCAAAGTCTATGGCAGTGTACCAACTTACAACCTCACCTGTCACAG AAATGATGGCACATTGGTCCAGATGGATGGCGGAGCTCTGTTGTTCCAATCAAAGGTCACGGAGCAGGATGCGGGCCTCTACACCTGCCACGCCTCTTTCTACCACCATAAGGCCTCAGTCCTCATTCAAGTGGAGGTCACCAGTGAAAATCAACAGCTCA tgATGGTCTTCATCGTCTGCTTCTCCTCGGCTGCGGCCATCACGATCCTCCTCATCGTCActttgtgtgttttctg CAAAATAAATGGAGGAGACCGCCCAGCATCTAAG CGCGAGTCGCTGGCACCCCTGACCTCTCTGACCCAGGACCTGTGCTCTCCAGAGTTGAGGAAGGGGAAGGCAGCAGTGAAGAAGCGCGAGTCGCTGGCACCCCTGACCTCTCTGACCCAGGACCTGTGCTCGCCAGAGTTGAGGAAGGGGAAGGCAGCAGTGACAGTACCAGGAGGGGGAGGCCAGGAGTACAACCAGCTGCTCAGCTACTCTATTGTCATTGATGCCAGATCCACTGTGTAA
- the si:ch211-149e23.4 gene encoding uncharacterized protein si:ch211-149e23.4 isoform X3 — translation MGCSGLLILGFVLNVSHCLDMLDMEEDMEIDRNVTGILGEDVFLRCQYLGQNDITDASWKRPDPRMKRSMKKLTGYKNNKAFSKDPDFSAPVSPTNLTVKMRVSTLEAQGEYICAFATDEEEITNSMFLTVLARPDIHTVVTEDTDNATHYQSVTCSATNGKPVALIRWEINGSPPTDNSSVEMRNTSYTNGTATMTSILRFPTHLQDQDRVTCVVQHPTLPDPTTHVTVGVETFMAPNVTIETYLVLEDGEELWVVTCGAAGGRPRADITLVLPNQEASSMLQKEVVMDAADTLVRSYRFPAELQEGESITCLFDHPKFPHRELRTTTLPAFYLSAVRLLNPGLADSSNKSQAVESVVLEEGQSNTTIGLEVVGDVPRYSIVCTKEEQSLPEGVEVIGSALTLQGPVELYHAGLYECEASYYSHRASVLLDIIVDPQVKQSERRQITLPVCAPPNITIQSSFEWEEDVAYTLVQCTVDSVGPAATISWSLGDRDSDNSTSQLKEEQVQGQPEHHANGSVTVCSVLRLPTFMFSGQNVTCVVDQLGLERPERRGILLRGLESPVMRVFVARQSRSLWLAVCEYRGDGIRAHLSWVLPDNTTGHISFRSGYEGVRVLTNLTYEFPLALHEGQDLTCLIQNHHGLKERRTVHVPRYYISSVRLLNQTTPLYKPYGDESVIHRMSLKENFQNQRILLKVYGSVPTYNLTCHRNDGTLVQMDGGALLFQSKVTEQDAGLYTCHASFYHHKASVLIQVEVTSENQQLMMVFIVCFSSAAAITILLIVTLCVFCKINGGDRPASKKRESLAPLTSLTQDLCSPELRKGKAAVKKRESLAPLTSLTQDLCSPELRKGKAAVTVPGGGGQEYNQLLSYSIVIDARSTV, via the exons ATGGGATGCTCAGGGCTGTTGATTTTGGGCTTTGTCCTAAATGTGTCTCACTGCTTGGACATGCTGG aTATGGAGGAGGACATGGAGATTGACCGTAACGTCACTGGGATCCTTGGAGAGGATGTCTTCCTCCGCTGTCAGTACCTGGgacagaatgacatcacagacgCCTCATGGAAACGCCCAGACCCGAGAATGAAGCGATCAATGAAGAAATTAACAGGCTACAAGAACAACAAGGCTTTCAGCAAAGACCCAGACTTCTCCGCCCCAGTCTCTCCCACCAATCTGACTGTCAAGATGAGGGTGTCTACTCTGGAGGCCCAGGGGGAGTACATATGTGCGTTTGCCACTGATGAAGAAGAGATCACTAACAGCATGTTTCTCACTGTCCTGG CTCGACCTGATATCCACACAGTGGTGACAGAGGACACAGACAACGCTACCCACTACCAGTCAGTCACATGCTCAGCTACCAATGGTAAACCTGTGGCTCTGATTCGCTGGGAGATCAACGGCAGTCCTCCTACTGACaactcctctgtggagatgaggaaCACCAGTTATACCAATGGCACTGCCACTATGACCAGCATCCTCCGCTTCCCTACCCACCTACAGGACCAGGACAGGGTGACCTGTGTGGTCCAGCACCCAACCCTGCCTGACCCCACCACACATGTCACAGTGGGGGTGGAGACCTTCA TGGCTCCCAATGTGACCATTGAGACATACCTGGTTCTAGAGGACGGGGAGGAGCTCTGGGTGGTCACCTGTGGTGCTGCTGGAGGGCGACCCCGAGCTGACATCACCCTGGTGCTGCCCAATCAGGAGGCCAGTTCCATGCTACAGAAGGAGGTTGTCATGGATGCAGCAGACACATTGGTCAGGTCATACCGCTTCCCAGCTGAGCTTCAGGAAGGGGAAAGCATCACCTGCCTGTTTGACCACCCCAAGTTCCCACACAGAGAGCTACGGACCACCACTTTGCCGGCATTCT ATCTGTCTGCTGTTCGGCTGCTGAACCCAGGGTTGGCAGACAGCAGCAACAAGAGCCAGGCTGTAGAGTCAGTGGTGCTGGAGGAAGGACAGAGCAACACCACCATCGGGCTAGAGGTCGTTGGGGATGTACCACGTTACAGTATCGTATGCACCAA AGAAGAGCAGTCTCTCCCTGAGGGTGTGGAGGTGATTGGCAGTGCTCTAACCCTGCAGGGTCCTGTGGAGCTCTACCATGCAGGGCTGTATGAGTGTGAGGCCTCCTACTACAGCCACAGGGCATCTGTACTGCTGGACATTATCGTCGACCCACAAGTCAAGCAGTCTG agagaagacagataaCACTCCCTGTGTGTG CTCCTCCTAACATCACCATCCAGTCCAGCTTTGAGTGGGAGGAAGACGTAGCATACACACTGGTGCAGTGCACTGTGGACAGTGTTGGACCTGCTGCCACTATCTCCTGGAGTCTTGGAGACAGGGACAGTGACAATAGTACCAGTCAGCTTAAAGAGGAGCAG GTTCAGGGGCAGCCTGAGCACCATGCCAATGGCTCTGTGACGGTCTGTAGTGTGTTGAGGCTCCCCACTTTCATGTTCTCTGGTCAGAATGTCACCTGTGTGGTGGATCAGCTGGGTCTTGAGAggccagagagaagagggatactGCTGCGTGGACTGG aGTCCCCTGTGATGCGTGTTTTTGTTGCGAGGCAGAGCAGATCTctgtggctggctgtgtgtgagtACAGAGGGGACGGGATCAGAGCACACCTCTCCTGGGTTCTACCTGACAACACCACAGGCCACATCTCCTTCCGCTCTGGGTATGAAGGTGTGAGAGTGCTAACCAACCTCACCTATGAGTTCCCACTTGCCCTCCACGAGGGACAGGACCTGACTTGCCTCATTCAAAATCACCATGGACTTAAGGAGCGGAGGACAGTCCATGTCCCCAGATACT ACATCTCATCTGTCAGACTACTGAACCAAACCACTCCCTTGTACAAACCTTATGGAGATGAGTCCGTTATACACCGAATGTCTCTAAAGGAGAATTTCCAAAACCAGAGGATCCTGCTCAAAGTCTATGGCAGTGTACCAACTTACAACCTCACCTGTCACAG AAATGATGGCACATTGGTCCAGATGGATGGCGGAGCTCTGTTGTTCCAATCAAAGGTCACGGAGCAGGATGCGGGCCTCTACACCTGCCACGCCTCTTTCTACCACCATAAGGCCTCAGTCCTCATTCAAGTGGAGGTCACCAGTGAAAATCAACAGCTCA tgATGGTCTTCATCGTCTGCTTCTCCTCGGCTGCGGCCATCACGATCCTCCTCATCGTCActttgtgtgttttctg CAAAATAAATGGAGGAGACCGCCCAGCATCTAAG AAGCGCGAGTCGCTGGCACCCCTGACCTCTCTGACCCAGGACCTGTGCTCTCCAGAGTTGAGGAAGGGGAAGGCAGCAGTGAAGAAGCGCGAGTCGCTGGCACCCCTGACCTCTCTGACCCAGGACCTGTGCTCGCCAGAGTTGAGGAAGGGGAAGGCAGCAGTGACAGTACCAGGAGGGGGAGGCCAGGAGTACAACCAGCTGCTCAGCTACTCTATTGTCATTGATGCCAGATCCACTGTGTAA
- the LOC112067900 gene encoding LOW QUALITY PROTEIN: ribosomal RNA-processing protein 8-like (The sequence of the model RefSeq protein was modified relative to this genomic sequence to represent the inferred CDS: inserted 4 bases in 4 codons): MFAEEDEWNDDPEAKALTKTVISSFKLSDSTNITTKCVGKKSLLWILQTLGSVPNWSKSNGAPRETGSDSETEAILTPHTKRKKKRSKRGRKKVAASGEETDKDSGDLCAEETAVPVAKKPIKAKKPINAGFKKVKNTESIMGGSKQGKAATDAEIERLKRKQWKNKMKKCKNKXKNGENTTPPKNTKAETTVQRDTEDGPKTASGVNRETVVVQTQXPYKEQKGGERETQKRKKVPEGKETTFNEIASTPGTVTVQNNNNLSEKKTKGSIQEKAVPLGKELKTEEKPQQVVRKEQHVEPPGSKRRKRDESKGQDQRREKLRRMLHGQSPEKERAPAEQEEETRTTEEVKEAPADRSTVLRSRMEQRLESAQFRXINEVLYTTSXGEAKRMFKQDPQALASTGGRGFTAQVQRWPANPVDAIISYIRHKPFVXISGLPLVVADFGCGDCKIALSLKNKVHSFDLAPICDRVTVCDMANVPLKDGTVDIAVFCLSJMGTNLGDFLVEANRVLVMGGILKIAEVASRFENVRNFMGALSSLGFKLVTKDTENSHFYSFEFEKIAEASERVKAGGLELRPCLYKKR, translated from the exons ATGTTCGCTGAGGAGGATGAGTGGAACGATGACCCAGAAGCCAAAGCTCTGACCAAGACGGTCATCAGCAGTTTCAAACTGTCTGACAGCACCAATATCACG ACAAAATGTGTTGGGAAGAAGAGTTTGTTATGGATCCTCCAAACACTGGGGTCAGTACCAAACTGGAGCAAGAGCAATGGTGCCCCTCGGGAAACAGGCAGTGACAGCGAAACAGAGGCcatactgacaccacacaccaAGAGGAAGAAGAAAAGAAGCAAAAGAGGACGCAAGAAAGTAGCTGCTTCAGGAGAAGAGACCGATAAGGACAGTGGAGATTTGTGTGCTGAGGAGACTGCAGTGCCTGTAGCTAAAAAGCCAATAAAAGCAAAGAAACCAATAAACGCAG GGTTCAAAAAGGTAAAGAATACAGAGTCCATTATGGGTGGTAGTAAACAAGGAAAAGCTGCAACAGATGCTGAGATTGAGAGATTAAAACGAAAGCAATGGAAAAACAAGATGaagaaatgtaaaaaca taaaaaatggagagaataccacccccccaaaaaacacaaaagCAGAGACCACTGTGCAAAGGGATACAGAAGATGGCCCAAAAACAGCTTCTGGTGTGAACAGGGAAACAGTGGTTGTACAGACAC CGCCATACAAAGAGCAGAAAGGGGGTGAGCGTGAaacacagaaaaggaaaaaggtcCCAGAGGGAAAAGAGACGACTTTCAATGAGATTGCTTCCACTCCAGGCACAGTAACAGTCCAAAACAATAACAACTTGTCAGAGAAAAAGACAAAGGGGAGCATTCAAGAAAAAGCAGTTCCACTAGGTAAAGAGTTAAAGACAGAGGAGAAACCTCAGCAGGTGGTTAGGAAGGAGCAGCATGTGGAGCCGCCCGGCAGTAAGAGGAGGAAACGGGACGAGAGCAAAGGGCAGGACCAGCGGAGAGAAAAGCTCAGGAGAATGCTCCATGGCCAGAGCCCGGAAAAAGAAAGG GCTCCtgcagagcaggaggaggagacacgcaccacagaggAGGTGAAAGAGGCTCCTGCAGACCGCTCGACTGTTCTGAGGTCCCGCATGGAGCAGCGTTTGGAGTCAGCGCAGTTCC TAATTAACGAGGTTCTGTACACCACGT ATGGGGAGGCAAAACGCATGTTCAAACAGGACCCCCAGGCTTTAGCATCTACCGGAGGCAGGGGCTTTACGGCACAGGTCCAGCGCTGGCCAGCTAATCCTGTCGACGCCATCATCTCCTACATACGCCACAA ACCATTTGTGWKGATTTCAGGCCTGCCTCTGGTAGTGGCAGATTTTGGCTGTGGTGACTGCAAAATTGCTCTTAGCTTGAAGAACAAAGTGCACAGTTTTGACTTGGCACCTATTTGTGACCGTGTAACTGTCTGCGACATGGCTAAT GTACCGCTCAAGGATGGTACTGTGGACATAGCTGTATTCTGTCTCTCTMTTATGGGGACTAACCTTGGGGATTTTCTAGTTGAGGCTAACCGTGTGTTGGTGATGGG GGGTATCCTGAAAATTGCAGAGGTGGCAAGTAGATTTGAGAATGTGAGGAACTTCATGGGTGCTTTGTCCAGCCTGGGATTCAAGTTGGTCACAAAG GACACAGAGAATAGCCACTTTTACTCCTTTGAGTTTGAAAAGATTGCAGAAGCTTCAGAGAGGGTAAAGGCAGGAGGACTGGAGCTGAGGCCTTGTTTGTACAAGAAACGATGA